The Methanobacterium lacus genome includes a region encoding these proteins:
- a CDS encoding ATP-dependent DNA ligase, whose product MKDSHDGTSYSKMVEVYEELDSTTKRLEKTSILAKFFNEIGNEDSELLPVVTLLSLGRVFPTWSEEELGIGSKLLMKAIALVVGVKPEEVEDKQRDAGDIGRAAQELFSKKKQATLFSRKLTIKKVRSNLMKMATVSGNRAQSKKLEILRELLSSASPTEAKYITRTVIEELRVGVGEGTIRDALSQAFGVDKAIVERAHMLTNDLGLVAEVSKEEGVEGLQKLSLNPGKPVKPMLAQLSPGIETSITEMGWAFCETKYDGIRVQIHRLGDEVNVFTRRLENISNAVPEIVEYIKKDLPHKNFIVEGEIIVTRDGKPISFQYILQRVRRKYDIERMRNEVPLKLYLFDVLYYGEPLLDAPFEKRREVLESIVNITPDKIELSEQVKVTSESVQEAQDLFNNSIKGGHEGIMIKDPTAPYIPGIRGKKMLKFKAEPETLDLVVVGGTYGKGKRAHFIGSYLLAAQDEDNEFKTLAHAATGLDDKTLQELSELSEPLITSKVGRQVQIAPQIILEIAYSEIVKSPEYESGYSLRFPVVKRIRNDLSLDDIDTVDRINSMFKE is encoded by the coding sequence ATGAAAGATTCACATGATGGTACAAGTTACAGTAAAATGGTTGAAGTTTACGAAGAACTGGATTCAACTACCAAAAGACTTGAAAAAACATCTATACTAGCAAAATTTTTTAATGAGATAGGTAATGAGGATTCAGAACTTTTACCGGTGGTCACGCTACTCTCCCTTGGAAGGGTTTTCCCTACGTGGAGTGAGGAAGAACTGGGCATAGGTTCTAAACTGCTAATGAAAGCAATAGCATTGGTTGTAGGTGTAAAACCTGAGGAAGTGGAAGATAAGCAGAGGGATGCTGGAGATATTGGTAGAGCTGCCCAGGAATTATTTTCAAAGAAAAAACAGGCGACCCTGTTCTCAAGAAAGCTAACCATTAAAAAGGTGCGAAGCAACCTAATGAAGATGGCCACAGTGTCTGGAAACAGGGCTCAATCTAAAAAACTCGAAATATTGCGGGAATTATTATCATCTGCCTCTCCAACTGAGGCTAAATACATAACCAGAACAGTTATTGAAGAATTGAGGGTGGGGGTGGGTGAAGGAACCATCAGGGACGCACTTTCCCAGGCCTTCGGTGTTGATAAGGCTATTGTTGAAAGGGCACATATGCTCACCAATGATCTTGGCCTGGTTGCAGAGGTTTCCAAAGAAGAAGGGGTTGAAGGACTTCAAAAACTCTCATTAAATCCTGGAAAACCTGTTAAGCCCATGCTTGCACAGCTTTCTCCTGGAATTGAAACAAGTATTACAGAGATGGGATGGGCTTTTTGTGAAACCAAATACGATGGTATCCGGGTGCAGATACACAGACTCGGAGATGAAGTTAATGTTTTCACCAGAAGACTCGAAAATATCAGTAATGCAGTTCCAGAAATTGTTGAGTACATAAAAAAAGATTTACCACATAAAAATTTCATTGTGGAAGGTGAAATAATTGTTACGCGTGATGGAAAACCAATTTCCTTCCAGTATATCCTCCAGAGGGTTAGGAGGAAGTACGATATTGAAAGGATGAGAAATGAAGTACCTCTTAAATTATACCTCTTTGATGTTCTTTACTACGGAGAACCGTTACTTGATGCTCCATTTGAAAAGAGAAGAGAAGTTCTCGAATCAATTGTGAATATAACTCCTGATAAAATTGAATTAAGTGAACAGGTCAAGGTCACTTCTGAATCTGTTCAAGAGGCTCAGGATCTCTTTAACAATTCCATTAAAGGAGGTCATGAGGGTATAATGATTAAAGATCCCACAGCCCCATACATCCCTGGTATCCGGGGTAAAAAAATGCTTAAATTTAAAGCAGAACCTGAAACCCTCGATCTGGTTGTGGTTGGGGGGACCTATGGTAAAGGAAAAAGGGCACATTTCATAGGATCCTACCTCCTGGCTGCCCAGGATGAGGACAACGAATTTAAAACTCTTGCCCATGCTGCCACAGGCCTTGATGATAAAACCCTTCAGGAACTTTCTGAACTAAGTGAACCACTCATAACCAGTAAGGTTGGGAGGCAGGTCCAAATTGCTCCTCAAATTATTCTCGAGATAGCTTACAGTGAAATTGTTAAAAGTCCGGAATACGAGTCCGGATATTCTTTAAGATTCCCTGTGGTTAAGAGAATAAGGAATGACCTTAGTTTGGATGATATTGACACTGTGGATAGAATAAATTCCATGTTCAAGGAATGA
- a CDS encoding ferredoxin-thioredoxin reductase catalytic domain-containing protein, protein MSDFDEPDEQEVDSYYQKVKADAESGGYHLNSDEEFTKELLKSILINKKRYGYGACPCRLASGTKEEDLDLICPCDYRDPDLFDYDACYCGLYVSGKILSGESELQSIPERRPTAEERKKIQASKSETVKNLSKPVWRCNVCGYLCARDAPPETCPICKVSSDRFERFM, encoded by the coding sequence ATGAGCGACTTTGATGAACCTGATGAACAAGAAGTTGATTCATACTACCAAAAGGTTAAGGCAGATGCAGAATCTGGAGGATATCACCTCAATTCTGATGAAGAGTTTACAAAAGAACTTTTAAAAAGCATACTCATCAACAAAAAACGTTATGGGTACGGTGCATGTCCATGCAGACTCGCATCTGGAACGAAGGAAGAGGATCTGGATCTGATCTGTCCATGTGACTACAGGGATCCTGACCTGTTTGATTACGATGCATGTTACTGTGGTCTCTACGTCTCAGGCAAAATATTGAGTGGGGAAAGCGAACTCCAATCAATTCCAGAGAGAAGACCAACAGCAGAAGAAAGGAAAAAGATCCAAGCATCCAAATCAGAAACAGTTAAAAACCTTTCAAAACCTGTTTGGAGATGTAATGTATGTGGATATCTATGTGCAAGGGATGCACCCCCTGAAACTTGTCCCATCTGCAAGGTATCAAGCGACAGATTTGAAAGGTTCATGTAA
- a CDS encoding glutaredoxin family protein, protein MKMQHVEGQNKGKLVLFALSTCGWCKKTRALIEDLDADYEYVYVDLLKGEEREEAVEMIKKWNPQLSFPTLVINDDVTIIGFKEEEIKEALG, encoded by the coding sequence ATGAAAATGCAGCATGTAGAAGGTCAAAATAAGGGTAAATTAGTTCTTTTTGCACTAAGCACTTGTGGATGGTGTAAGAAAACCAGGGCACTGATCGAGGATCTTGATGCGGATTATGAATATGTATATGTGGACCTTTTGAAGGGTGAAGAAAGGGAAGAAGCAGTTGAAATGATAAAAAAATGGAATCCACAGTTATCTTTTCCAACCCTTGTGATTAACGATGACGTAACAATTATCGGGTTTAAAGAGGAGGAAATTAAGGAGGCTCTTGGATGA
- a CDS encoding TIGR04165 family Cys-rich peptide, with protein sequence MKAENLNQKCPVCGCTDKDISRKRDAGHNDEAFYIPHVPQGTVGVIKCSNCGHCFEYCTDEQCLVEIHKLVLGENKDKQDEKKEP encoded by the coding sequence ATGAAAGCAGAAAATTTAAATCAAAAATGTCCTGTATGTGGATGTACTGATAAAGATATATCAAGAAAAAGAGATGCCGGCCACAATGATGAGGCATTTTACATTCCCCATGTACCACAGGGAACTGTTGGTGTAATTAAATGCAGTAACTGTGGGCATTGTTTTGAGTACTGTACAGATGAACAGTGTTTAGTTGAAATACACAAACTAGTTCTGGGTGAAAATAAGGATAAACAGGATGAAAAAAAGGAGCCTTAA
- the thiC gene encoding phosphomethylpyrimidine synthase, protein MTQMQDALRGNITPEMKLVAESEGIDVQKIVRGLSDGRIIIPKNVEGKTKAVAIGKGLKTKINANVGSSSELEKVKWEVEKAKAAVKYGADTIMDLSTGPDYQNVLNAIMEAVNVPIGTVPIYEAGITASNSKGAVVNMDEDDMFNAITNQAKAGVDFITVHCGITKDLIGKVQDSNRIMGIVSRGGSFLAAWILQNELENPLYKNYDYLLEIASEYDVTLSLGDGLRPGCLHDASDVSQIQELVTLGELVTRARNEGVQVMVEGPGHVPINQIKANIEIQKTVCKEAPFYVLGPLVTDLAPGYDHITSAIGGAIAASAGADFLCYVTPAEHLAIPNIDDVKEGVIASKIAAEAADVAKGVKGAWDREVEMANARKNFDWEKQFELAFDQEKPRKCRERKPISEDDMCTMCGEFCALRLVRNNI, encoded by the coding sequence GTGACCCAGATGCAAGATGCCCTAAGAGGCAATATAACACCTGAAATGAAGTTAGTAGCAGAATCAGAAGGTATTGATGTTCAAAAGATTGTTCGTGGATTGTCAGATGGACGCATTATTATTCCAAAAAATGTAGAGGGAAAAACCAAAGCCGTAGCCATAGGTAAAGGACTCAAAACCAAGATCAATGCAAATGTTGGTTCATCATCCGAGCTAGAAAAGGTAAAATGGGAAGTTGAGAAAGCCAAAGCAGCAGTTAAATACGGTGCAGATACTATTATGGATTTAAGCACAGGTCCAGATTATCAAAATGTTTTAAATGCAATAATGGAAGCTGTAAATGTTCCAATTGGGACAGTTCCAATTTATGAAGCTGGAATCACAGCATCAAATAGTAAAGGTGCTGTTGTGAACATGGATGAAGATGATATGTTCAATGCCATTACAAATCAGGCAAAGGCCGGTGTGGACTTCATAACTGTACATTGTGGCATAACTAAGGATCTGATTGGGAAGGTACAGGATTCAAACAGGATCATGGGCATTGTTAGCAGGGGAGGATCATTTTTAGCTGCTTGGATTCTTCAAAATGAACTTGAAAACCCTCTTTACAAGAACTACGATTATCTCTTGGAAATTGCTTCTGAATATGACGTTACACTCAGTTTGGGTGATGGATTAAGACCGGGATGCTTACATGATGCATCAGATGTTTCACAGATTCAAGAACTGGTAACACTTGGAGAACTGGTTACAAGGGCCAGAAACGAAGGTGTTCAAGTCATGGTAGAAGGTCCAGGCCACGTTCCAATAAACCAGATAAAAGCCAACATTGAAATTCAGAAAACAGTGTGTAAAGAAGCTCCGTTCTACGTTTTAGGACCACTAGTAACTGATCTAGCTCCGGGCTACGATCATATCACTTCTGCCATCGGCGGTGCCATCGCAGCTTCTGCCGGTGCCGACTTCCTATGTTATGTGACTCCTGCAGAGCACCTGGCAATTCCAAATATTGATGATGTAAAGGAAGGGGTTATAGCTTCTAAAATTGCTGCTGAAGCTGCGGATGTTGCTAAGGGTGTTAAAGGTGCATGGGATAGGGAGGTTGAAATGGCTAATGCAAGAAAAAACTTTGACTGGGAAAAACAATTTGAACTGGCATTTGACCAAGAAAAGCCTAGAAAATGTCGCGAGCGTAAACCTATTTCAGAAGACGACATGTGTACCATGTGTGGAGAATTTTGTGCATTGCGCCTCGTAAGGAACAATATATAA
- a CDS encoding CBS domain-containing protein: protein MKDNLVAEEIMIEDVHVTSRTDVLAAAKLKMMRCNVGGLPVVDEGKLVGMITHRDILLAGGEALTLKVDDLMSKDLMVADKKTPIVEITKIMADKGYQRIPVIDDHGDLVGLITQSSLIRALAGLD from the coding sequence ATGAAAGATAACCTTGTTGCAGAAGAGATCATGATAGAGGATGTTCATGTAACCAGTAGAACAGATGTTTTGGCGGCTGCAAAACTGAAAATGATGCGATGCAATGTTGGTGGACTTCCAGTTGTTGATGAAGGTAAGCTCGTTGGTATGATAACCCACAGAGATATTCTTTTAGCAGGTGGAGAAGCCCTTACTCTTAAAGTTGACGATTTAATGAGTAAAGATCTGATGGTTGCCGATAAGAAAACTCCCATAGTGGAGATCACAAAAATAATGGCAGACAAAGGGTATCAGAGAATTCCTGTGATCGATGACCATGGCGATCTTGTGGGACTCATCACCCAAAGCAGCCTCATACGTGCGCTTGCAGGTCTCGATTAA
- a CDS encoding methanogenesis marker 8 protein, whose translation MDEHIIEALGKAKIKVKNGKVVEVGEPKIDYCPIFDKYRGIKKLTPETIKENIEFRIEDFGMCTEDRTMRMHDFLSFGVSETLTTILKEGEIDAVVSVCEGCGTVILTEPELVQGTGGRVSGLVSTCPIEKLMEEVGQDNVLDPANASIDQIAGTMKAIEMGFKKIAVTIVSADDAIRLREIEAENKDVNIFIFVAHVTEMSEENAITIFNHADVVTGCASKYIRNIGKEKEYFVAGDSIPIFGVTDTGKRFMELRIEKIGGMKDKKDPKIPKPLI comes from the coding sequence ATGGATGAACATATTATAGAAGCATTGGGAAAGGCTAAGATTAAGGTAAAAAATGGTAAGGTAGTGGAGGTTGGTGAACCTAAAATTGATTACTGCCCAATATTTGACAAGTACAGAGGAATTAAAAAACTCACACCCGAAACAATAAAAGAAAACATCGAATTTAGAATAGAGGATTTCGGGATGTGCACCGAAGATCGGACCATGAGAATGCATGATTTTCTTTCATTTGGAGTATCCGAAACCCTCACAACAATTTTAAAAGAGGGTGAAATTGATGCTGTTGTCAGCGTTTGTGAAGGATGTGGCACAGTTATACTAACGGAGCCAGAGCTTGTTCAGGGTACAGGCGGCAGAGTTTCAGGATTGGTAAGCACATGTCCCATTGAAAAATTGATGGAAGAAGTTGGGCAAGATAACGTTTTAGATCCAGCCAATGCTTCAATAGACCAGATAGCAGGCACAATGAAAGCCATTGAAATGGGATTTAAAAAGATAGCAGTAACCATAGTATCTGCAGATGATGCTATACGACTCCGGGAGATTGAAGCAGAAAATAAGGATGTTAATATTTTCATATTCGTTGCCCATGTTACTGAAATGTCTGAAGAAAATGCCATAACCATATTTAACCATGCAGATGTTGTCACAGGCTGTGCATCAAAGTATATACGAAACATCGGAAAGGAAAAGGAATATTTTGTTGCCGGTGATTCAATACCTATTTTTGGAGTTACAGATACTGGAAAACGTTTCATGGAACTTAGAATAGAAAAAATAGGAGGAATGAAGGATAAAAAAGATCCAAAAATTCCTAAACCTTTGATATGA
- a CDS encoding DUF2149 domain-containing protein: protein MIKQKRRARRRAVLSSDDEIDPMIYAVNMIDCMLVLAVGFLIFTIIFMNTNPNEASQANVNIKLGQELNETPQNSSSNSQTGLNPVGTAYEDPTTGKLILVKNS from the coding sequence ATGATCAAACAGAAAAGACGAGCAAGAAGAAGGGCTGTACTTTCTTCAGATGATGAAATTGACCCAATGATCTACGCAGTAAATATGATAGATTGTATGCTTGTTTTGGCTGTTGGATTTCTAATATTCACCATAATATTCATGAACACCAATCCAAACGAAGCTTCACAGGCCAATGTAAACATTAAACTAGGCCAAGAATTGAATGAAACTCCTCAAAACAGTTCATCAAATTCCCAGACTGGATTGAACCCTGTGGGAACTGCTTATGAAGATCCAACTACTGGAAAGTTAATTTTGGTTAAGAACTCTTGA
- a CDS encoding MotA/TolQ/ExbB proton channel family protein — MVIASIENTFNSSLHIITQSFLIPVMAVLVIFFIYSLINLGILIAQYYKRKQKKFDFKHFIDQFLMESRNGNTAELSNIIESAKISRSHKEVLTTLLTTDNVSNEFRESLALKMVEDETINSAKNLEKTDIVAKIAPAIGLMGTLIPLGPGLTALGAGDIQSLAQHLTIAFDAAVLGMASAAIAFIVSKVRRRWYEEEISNLETLVDTVLEVMK, encoded by the coding sequence ATGGTGATAGCATCTATCGAGAATACATTCAACAGTTCTTTACACATAATCACTCAGAGTTTTCTGATACCTGTGATGGCTGTACTTGTTATCTTTTTTATCTATTCACTGATTAATTTGGGAATATTAATTGCCCAGTATTACAAGAGAAAACAGAAAAAGTTTGATTTCAAGCATTTCATCGACCAATTTTTGATGGAATCAAGGAATGGAAACACAGCAGAACTATCTAACATAATAGAATCTGCAAAAATATCCAGAAGCCATAAGGAAGTTCTGACAACATTGTTAACAACAGATAATGTGAGTAACGAATTTCGAGAGTCATTAGCACTGAAAATGGTGGAAGATGAAACCATAAATTCGGCTAAAAACCTTGAAAAAACGGATATTGTGGCGAAAATAGCCCCTGCTATTGGTCTCATGGGAACACTCATACCTCTTGGTCCAGGATTAACAGCACTTGGAGCAGGAGACATCCAAAGTTTAGCCCAACATCTAACCATAGCATTTGATGCAGCTGTGCTGGGTATGGCATCAGCAGCCATAGCATTTATAGTTTCCAAGGTCAGGAGAAGATGGTATGAAGAAGAAATATCCAACCTCGAAACCCTTGTGGATACTGTTTTAGAGGTGATGAAATGA
- a CDS encoding DUF11 domain-containing protein has protein sequence MKFITKILLLLVFLSSFGVSYADNDTVVYPIDPATLYSGSLTVQINPTPIHVNDTIMIIVTATNTGTADWGQLKIYMPVPKGTQFVSFVVPDRNLQNYDPDTGIWNVVQMKHFDRGQQKTAILTVKVLPSAAGKKLRATASFNTLILEGYGINMAGQASNARADVQTVLIKGDGPGDGPGDGPGDGPGDGPGDGPGDGPGDGPGDGPGTTDNANNGNTNSQDPLIHSNGDSKVISELNNYTNSQPSPLTSQSGGGGGGGKKVYDVSLPSISKNDFYSYLIAVLLIIGMIVAGYYYGIKKED, from the coding sequence ATGAAATTTATAACAAAAATATTGCTTTTGTTGGTGTTTCTATCAAGTTTTGGGGTTTCATATGCAGACAACGATACTGTGGTTTATCCAATTGATCCTGCAACATTGTACAGTGGATCTTTAACTGTGCAAATAAATCCAACTCCAATCCATGTAAATGATACAATAATGATAATTGTAACGGCTACAAATACTGGAACAGCTGATTGGGGTCAATTGAAAATTTATATGCCTGTCCCTAAGGGAACTCAATTTGTATCATTTGTAGTTCCAGATAGAAATTTGCAGAACTATGATCCAGATACGGGCATATGGAACGTAGTTCAAATGAAACATTTTGATAGGGGTCAACAAAAAACAGCTATTCTCACAGTTAAAGTACTTCCATCTGCAGCAGGAAAAAAATTGAGGGCTACAGCAAGTTTTAATACGTTAATTTTGGAAGGTTACGGGATCAATATGGCTGGACAAGCTTCAAATGCTAGGGCAGATGTCCAAACTGTTTTAATAAAGGGTGATGGTCCTGGTGATGGTCCTGGTGATGGTCCTGGTGATGGTCCTGGTGATGGTCCTGGTGATGGTCCTGGTGATGGTCCTGGTGATGGTCCTGGTGATGGTCCTGGCACGACAGATAATGCTAATAATGGAAATACTAATAGTCAAGATCCATTAATTCATTCAAATGGTGATTCAAAAGTTATTTCGGAGTTAAATAACTATACAAACTCACAGCCTAGTCCTTTAACATCCCAATCTGGAGGAGGTGGGGGTGGAGGTAAAAAGGTTTACGACGTATCTTTGCCTTCAATATCTAAGAATGACTTTTATTCATATTTGATTGCAGTACTTCTAATAATTGGAATGATAGTTGCAGGTTACTACTATGGAATAAAAAAAGAGGACTAA